One part of the Pandoraea faecigallinarum genome encodes these proteins:
- a CDS encoding Na/Pi cotransporter family protein has product MAEIIKAVSILAGGVGIFLIGMAMMTDGLKLAAGPALARILSGATRTRWQAFASGVLVTAITQSSSVVTIATIGFVNAGLLKLGGALWLMFGSNLGSTMMGWIVAVIGLKLNIDAFALPMIAIGVAMRLSGAASRRGAIGNALAGFGLLFFGISLLQSAFVDMAGMIRLPDGDGPLDVLLQVIVGFVLTCIVQSSAAAMAITLTAAQNGLLSAQGAAAVVIGANVGTTVTAVIAAVGATPNARRASMAHVAFNVVAAVLALLLLPWMIRAIAIGLSWAGYAVDPAIQLAIFHTTFNVLGVLLMIPLATPLLHWLQRRFRTREEDEGAPQFLDDNVLQVPQLAVDALRREVERLGAMTRHMVRGALAAASPGVLGQEHASVTRLASVCQSFAERMSRVAMEAVAAEQLADTLRTLRYYESAAEQAVAAAALHDRTTTATGQADVYTAFLRESTALLDHVESDTLPADGGESLGTHAASMEAAYGGLKAKLLADGAAGSVRISVMEEALRRYSALQQTVKASTHRARGTDPID; this is encoded by the coding sequence ATGGCTGAAATCATCAAGGCGGTCAGTATTCTGGCGGGCGGTGTCGGTATCTTCCTCATCGGCATGGCGATGATGACCGACGGCCTCAAGCTCGCTGCCGGCCCGGCGCTCGCGCGCATTCTCTCCGGAGCGACGCGCACGCGCTGGCAGGCCTTCGCTTCGGGCGTGCTCGTCACGGCCATCACGCAAAGCTCGTCCGTCGTGACGATTGCGACCATCGGTTTCGTCAACGCGGGATTGCTCAAGCTCGGCGGGGCGCTATGGCTGATGTTCGGCTCCAACCTCGGCTCCACCATGATGGGCTGGATCGTCGCTGTCATCGGCCTCAAGCTCAATATCGACGCCTTCGCCCTGCCGATGATCGCCATCGGCGTGGCCATGCGGCTGAGCGGCGCGGCGTCGCGACGTGGCGCCATCGGCAACGCGCTCGCGGGCTTCGGCCTGCTCTTCTTCGGCATCTCGCTGCTGCAATCGGCCTTCGTCGACATGGCCGGCATGATTCGCCTGCCCGACGGCGATGGGCCGCTCGACGTGCTGCTGCAAGTGATCGTCGGGTTCGTGCTCACCTGTATCGTGCAGTCCTCGGCCGCGGCGATGGCGATCACGCTGACGGCGGCGCAGAACGGCCTGTTGAGCGCGCAGGGCGCGGCGGCCGTCGTGATCGGGGCGAATGTGGGCACCACCGTCACGGCAGTGATCGCCGCCGTCGGCGCGACGCCCAATGCGCGCCGTGCCTCGATGGCGCACGTCGCTTTCAACGTGGTCGCCGCCGTGCTCGCCTTGCTGCTGTTGCCGTGGATGATCCGCGCGATCGCCATTGGCCTGTCGTGGGCAGGGTACGCAGTCGATCCTGCCATCCAGCTCGCCATCTTCCATACCACGTTCAACGTGCTTGGCGTACTGCTGATGATTCCGCTCGCCACGCCGTTGCTGCACTGGCTGCAACGACGCTTCCGTACTCGCGAGGAGGACGAAGGCGCGCCGCAGTTCCTCGACGACAACGTTCTGCAGGTGCCCCAACTCGCCGTGGACGCCCTCAGGCGCGAGGTTGAGCGACTGGGCGCGATGACCCGGCACATGGTGCGCGGTGCGCTCGCGGCGGCGAGCCCTGGGGTGCTGGGGCAGGAACATGCGTCGGTGACGCGACTGGCGAGCGTCTGCCAGTCGTTCGCGGAGCGAATGAGCCGGGTGGCAATGGAGGCCGTCGCCGCGGAGCAGCTGGCGGACACACTGAGGACCTTGCGCTACTACGAGAGCGCAGCCGAGCAGGCGGTTGCGGCGGCGGCGTTGCACGATCGGACGACTACGGCAACGGGGCAGGCCGATGTCTACACCGCGTTCCTGCGCGAGTCGACCGCATTGCTGGACCACGTAGAGAGCGACACGTTGCCTGCGGATGGCGGCGAATCGCTCGGTACGCACGCGGCGTCCATGGAAGCCGCCTACGGCGGACTCAAGGCCAAGTTGCTGGCCGACGGCGCGGCCGGCAGCGTGCGCATCTCCGTCATGGAAGAGGCGTTGCGCCGCTACAGCGCGTTGCAGCAGACGGTCAAGGCCAGCACCCATCGGGCCAGGGGAACGGATCCGATCGACTGA
- a CDS encoding TetR/AcrR family transcriptional regulator: MPASKPPTTPNAASTMRKRPMQARAQHTVETIFEATAQILDEEGEAALTTNRIARKAGFSIGTLYQYFPTKEAILLAMIARERRRVMDEQNERLAQAAAQGDDPERVIRERIRLLIEAFGSGGRVKRSLIKMAWQLDHHENVMQAMREAAEHIAIAMSRRAAPEMRKPTAATVFVLTRAVMGTLRSAVLEDSPLLGTPEFEDELYRLCWGLLRADV, translated from the coding sequence ATGCCAGCATCCAAGCCGCCCACTACCCCGAATGCCGCGTCGACCATGCGTAAGCGGCCGATGCAGGCGCGCGCGCAACACACTGTCGAGACCATTTTCGAGGCCACTGCTCAGATTCTCGACGAAGAAGGCGAAGCGGCGCTCACCACGAATCGCATCGCCAGAAAGGCCGGGTTTTCCATCGGTACGCTGTATCAGTACTTTCCGACCAAAGAGGCGATCCTGCTGGCGATGATTGCGCGCGAGCGTCGCCGTGTGATGGACGAGCAGAACGAGCGTCTTGCCCAGGCGGCCGCGCAGGGCGACGACCCCGAACGCGTGATTCGCGAGCGTATCCGGTTGCTGATCGAGGCCTTCGGTTCGGGCGGGCGCGTGAAGCGCTCGCTCATCAAGATGGCGTGGCAACTGGATCACCACGAGAATGTCATGCAGGCGATGCGCGAGGCGGCCGAACACATCGCCATCGCCATGTCGCGCCGCGCCGCGCCGGAGATGCGAAAGCCCACGGCCGCCACCGTGTTCGTTCTCACGCGCGCCGTCATGGGTACGCTTCGCTCGGCGGTGCTCGAAGACTCCCCATTGCTTGGCACTCCGGAATTCGAGGACGAGCTTTACCGGTTATGCTGGGGGCTGTTGCGCGCCGACGTCTGA
- a CDS encoding metal-dependent hydrolase codes for MSNDISALTVRKLTVDLASGFDRHWHSGCAYRTMYYNALSMSFPVGEQSFIDSVRDTMDRLPDDARYDKLRADIAQFIGQEATHRHLHGQYNAQLARQGLVNHWENWATRRIRFARRRRFSPMYMLAITAAYEHCTAVFGDGALRYEGWLAKAEPKMRLMWRWHAAEETEHKAVAFDLYRALGGSERQRVLSFVYVLFMFGLESHAQTINNLWHDGTLFKPRTWLGFVSMFFGRDALVWRTTGPMLKYLLPSFHPNRHGDPKLAERWLEAHNASWRAVR; via the coding sequence ATGAGCAACGACATTTCGGCCCTGACCGTACGCAAGCTGACCGTCGATCTGGCGAGCGGCTTCGATCGTCACTGGCATAGCGGCTGCGCTTACCGCACGATGTATTACAACGCCCTGTCGATGAGTTTTCCGGTCGGCGAGCAATCGTTCATCGACTCGGTACGCGACACGATGGATCGTTTGCCTGACGACGCGCGCTACGACAAGCTGCGTGCCGACATCGCGCAGTTCATCGGGCAGGAGGCGACCCACCGCCATCTGCACGGGCAGTACAACGCCCAGCTCGCCCGGCAAGGTCTCGTGAACCATTGGGAAAACTGGGCCACGCGGCGCATCCGGTTCGCGCGCCGCCGCCGTTTCTCGCCGATGTACATGCTGGCGATTACCGCCGCCTACGAACATTGCACGGCGGTGTTCGGCGACGGTGCGCTGCGTTACGAGGGCTGGCTCGCGAAGGCCGAGCCGAAGATGCGCCTGATGTGGCGCTGGCATGCCGCCGAGGAAACCGAGCACAAGGCCGTGGCGTTCGATCTGTATCGCGCACTGGGCGGCAGCGAGCGGCAGCGCGTGCTGTCGTTCGTCTACGTGCTGTTCATGTTCGGACTCGAAAGCCATGCGCAGACGATCAATAACCTCTGGCACGACGGCACGCTCTTCAAGCCGCGCACCTGGTTGGGATTCGTCTCGATGTTCTTCGGACGCGACGCGCTGGTGTGGCGCACCACCGGACCGATGCTCAAGTACCTGCTGCCCTCCTTCCATCCGAATCGCCACGGCGATCCGAAGTTGGCCGAACGCTGGCTCGAAGCCCATAACGCAAGCTGGCGCGCCGTTCGCTGA
- a CDS encoding porin — translation MSKAAGWLRGALALAVCGAAGVANAQSNVSLYGQVDAWVGAAKAPGGERAWTQGGGGMSTSYWGMKGSEDLGDGLKAIFTLEDFFLPQNGHYGRFTGDSFFSRNAYVGLQSNTLGTVTMGRLTTSYFVSTILFNPFIDSYTFSPMVYHTFLGLAGQGIVGDSGWSNAVMYATPDYKGLGASFSYAFGNKAGETGQNKWSAAAMYFHGPLAATLAYQQVKFDAVPDDQAGITGFRNQQALQAGLTYDFKVVKFFGQYQYIKNTITGGNLTSNGGQLGFTVPLGGGNVMASYAYTKNSGANTSSRNTWAIGYDYGLSKRTDVYTAYLNDKVSGLDAGNTFGVGMRMKF, via the coding sequence ATGAGCAAGGCAGCAGGTTGGCTGCGGGGCGCGCTCGCCCTCGCGGTTTGCGGCGCGGCGGGCGTCGCCAACGCACAATCGAACGTATCCCTTTACGGCCAGGTCGACGCCTGGGTCGGCGCGGCCAAGGCCCCCGGGGGCGAGCGCGCGTGGACGCAGGGCGGCGGCGGCATGTCGACCTCGTACTGGGGAATGAAGGGATCGGAGGATCTCGGCGACGGCCTCAAGGCAATCTTCACGCTGGAAGACTTTTTCCTCCCGCAAAACGGGCACTACGGCCGATTCACCGGCGACAGCTTCTTCTCGCGCAACGCGTATGTCGGTCTGCAATCGAATACGCTCGGCACGGTCACGATGGGCCGGCTTACCACGTCGTACTTCGTCTCGACGATTCTCTTCAACCCGTTCATCGACTCCTACACGTTCAGTCCGATGGTGTATCACACGTTCCTCGGCCTCGCGGGTCAGGGGATCGTGGGCGACTCGGGGTGGAGCAACGCGGTCATGTATGCCACGCCGGATTACAAGGGCCTCGGCGCGAGCTTTTCGTATGCGTTCGGCAACAAGGCAGGCGAGACGGGACAGAACAAGTGGAGCGCCGCCGCGATGTACTTCCATGGCCCGCTCGCGGCCACCCTCGCCTACCAGCAGGTCAAATTCGACGCGGTGCCCGACGACCAGGCCGGCATCACGGGTTTTCGCAATCAGCAGGCGCTGCAAGCCGGTCTGACGTACGACTTCAAGGTGGTCAAGTTCTTCGGGCAGTATCAGTACATCAAGAACACCATCACCGGCGGCAATCTGACTTCCAACGGCGGTCAACTCGGCTTTACCGTGCCTTTGGGTGGCGGCAACGTGATGGCGTCCTATGCTTATACGAAGAACTCCGGGGCGAACACCAGCAGCCGCAATACGTGGGCCATCGGCTATGACTATGGTCTGTCCAAGCGCACCGACGTGTACACCGCCTACCTCAACGACAAGGTCTCCGGGCTGGATGCCGGGAATACTTTCGGGGTGGGCATGCGCATGAAGTTCTGA